The following are encoded together in the Zonotrichia albicollis isolate bZonAlb1 chromosome 10, bZonAlb1.hap1, whole genome shotgun sequence genome:
- the CMKLR2 gene encoding chemerin-like receptor 2, translating into MTFEDFENYSYFYDLSEEDESPQSSLSIAHIISLFFYSVAFLLGVPGNAIVIWFMGFKWDKSVSTLWFLNLAIADFIFVLFLPLYITYVAMGFHWPFGKWLCKMNSFIALLNMFASVFFLTFISLDRYIRLVHPVFSYKYRTVKNTLLLSGVIWMSAAIIGGPALYFRDTATVLNNVTICYNNFHVHDRELILLTHHILIWVRLAFGYLFPLVTMVICYSLLIVKVKRRTVLTSSRLFWTITAVVVAFFVCWTPYHIFSIVELSAHHDENLHDLLQDGIPLSTGLGFINSCLNPILYVLISKKFQAQVRSTVSEVLKLALWEVSRSGTVSEQLWSSDNAPARCCETAQ; encoded by the coding sequence ATGACATTTGAAGATTTTGAGAACTACTCTTACTTCTACGATCTGTCTGAGGAAGATGAGTCACCCCAGTCCTCCCTCAGCATTGCCCAtattatttcccttttcttttacaGTGTGGCATTTCTGCTGGGAGTGCCAGGTAATGCCATTGTCATCTGGTTTATGGGCTTTAAATGGGATAAATCTGTTTCCACACTCTGGTTCCTGAACCTGGCCATTGCAGATTTCATTTTTGTTCTCTTCCTGCCCCTCTATATTACATATGTGGCAATGGGCTTCCACTGGCCTTTTGGGAAGTGGCTCTGCAAAATGAACTCATTCATTGCACTACTTAATATGTTTGCCAGTGTTTTCTTTCTGACGTTCATCAGCCTTGACCGCTACATCCGCCTTGTCCACCCCGTCTTTTCCTACAAGTACAGGACTGTGAAGAACACCCTCCTTCTCAGTGGGGTCATTTGGATGTCAGCTGCAATTATTGGTGGCCCTGCCTTGTACTTTAGAGACACAGCTACAGTTCTCAACAATGTCACCATTTGCTACAACAACTTCCATGTGCATGACAGAGAACTTATTTTGCTGACACATCACATCCTCATTTGGGTGAGGCTTGCATTTGGTTACCTCTTTCCTTTAGTGACCATGGTTATTTGCTACTCACTGCTGATTGTCAAAGTGAAGAGGAGAACTGTACTGACTTCTAGCAGGCTTTTCTGGACCATCACTGCTGTAGTTGTAGCTTTTTTTGTCTGCTGGACACCGTATCATATATTCAGCATTGTGGAGCTGTCTGCTCACCACGATGAAAACCTGCATGACTTACTGCAGGATGGCATTCCCCTCTCCACCGGCCTTGGCTTCATCAACAGCTGCCTCAACCCAATCCTGTACGTTCTGATCAGCAAGAAGTTCCAGGCGCAGGTGAGGAGCACGGTGTCGGAGgtgctgaagctggccctgtgGGAGGTGAGCCGCTCGGGCACCGTCAGCGAGCAGCTCTGGAGCTCGGACAACGCGCCCGCGCGCTGCTGTGAGACTGCCCAGTGA